The following proteins are encoded in a genomic region of Streptomyces gobiensis:
- a CDS encoding cold-shock protein, with product MATGTVKWFNAEKGFGFIEQDGGGADVFAHYSNIATQGFRELQEGQKVTFDVTQGQKGPQAENIVPA from the coding sequence ATGGCTACTGGCACCGTGAAGTGGTTCAACGCCGAAAAGGGTTTCGGCTTCATTGAGCAGGACGGCGGCGGCGCCGACGTCTTCGCCCACTACTCGAACATCGCCACCCAGGGCTTCCGTGAGCTCCAGGAAGGCCAGAAGGTGACCTTCGACGTCACGCAGGGCCAGAAGGGCCCGCAGGCCGAGAACATCGTCCCCGCCTGA
- a CDS encoding tellurite resistance TerB family protein, whose protein sequence is MALWDRIKESASTMQTQLNAKKNDLKSGGFRDASMAMCALVAAADGSIDAAERQRVASLIANNEVLQNFPADDLQRLFNDYCQKLTTDFDFGKVSLMQTIGKVQKKPTEARAVIQIGIVIGGADGNFDQSERAIVREACFALGIEPREFDV, encoded by the coding sequence ATGGCCCTCTGGGACCGCATCAAGGAGTCCGCGTCGACGATGCAGACTCAGCTCAACGCGAAGAAGAACGATCTGAAGAGCGGCGGTTTCCGCGATGCGAGCATGGCGATGTGTGCCCTGGTGGCTGCCGCGGACGGCTCCATCGATGCCGCGGAGCGGCAGCGTGTCGCCTCCCTGATCGCCAACAATGAGGTCCTGCAGAACTTCCCCGCCGACGATCTGCAGCGGCTCTTCAACGACTACTGCCAGAAGCTGACCACCGACTTCGACTTCGGCAAGGTCAGCCTGATGCAGACCATCGGCAAGGTGCAGAAGAAGCCGACCGAGGCCCGTGCGGTCATCCAGATCGGCATCGTCATCGGTGGCGCCGACGGCAACTTCGACCAGAGCGAACGGGCCATTGTCCGAGAGGCCTGCTTCGCCTTGGGCATTGAGCCGCGCGAGTTCGACGTCTGA
- a CDS encoding SCO5918 family protein has translation MRCIIAGYPFDLTASEVEHAMSGTKPESVTGVSVQIGRRAYPVMQVGAVITRQDRRDFTAFEVTRAMKRLGFTCNPAPSPATPDPLSVNSLGSTVRSPW, from the coding sequence ATGCGCTGCATCATCGCTGGCTATCCCTTTGACCTGACCGCGAGCGAGGTGGAGCACGCGATGAGCGGCACCAAGCCCGAGTCCGTCACCGGCGTCTCCGTACAGATCGGTCGGCGTGCGTACCCCGTCATGCAGGTGGGTGCAGTGATCACCCGACAGGACCGGCGGGACTTCACCGCCTTCGAGGTGACGCGCGCGATGAAGCGGCTGGGCTTCACCTGCAACCCCGCGCCGAGCCCCGCCACGCCCGACCCGCTTTCAGTCAACTCCCTCGGATCGACCGTCCGTTCCCCTTGGTAG
- a CDS encoding ABC transporter permease: protein MASAAAGGKGGKDGFLGELRDAVSLRAALLVLGVLALQLAFVTSYLGAFHNPTPDKVPIAVVAPQQVQDEYTQRLDTLPGTPLKVRTATDDEAEAVQQIKNRKIDGALVVDPAGTTDRLLVASGAGASLSQALEQVIRAVQQAQQRLVEVEDVVPVEKGDARGLSSFYLVVGWSVGGYLIAAILAMSYGARPINLSRALIRLGALAVYAIVAGLGGALIAGPVLGALPGNPLALWGLGALIVFAVGAATLALQGMAGVIGIGVAILLVVVLGNPSAGGAYPGPLLPPFWRTIGPAFPPGAGTWSARSIAYFDGAAITGPLLVLAAWAVAGLALTLLFAVLRGRGQNAAGARTP, encoded by the coding sequence ATGGCATCGGCAGCGGCGGGCGGCAAGGGCGGCAAGGACGGCTTCCTCGGTGAGCTGAGGGACGCGGTGTCACTGCGCGCCGCCCTGCTGGTGCTCGGAGTGCTCGCGCTGCAACTGGCCTTCGTCACCTCCTACCTCGGTGCCTTCCACAACCCCACCCCCGACAAGGTCCCCATCGCGGTGGTCGCACCACAGCAGGTGCAGGATGAGTACACGCAGCGCCTCGACACCCTGCCGGGCACCCCGCTCAAGGTGCGCACTGCGACCGACGACGAGGCCGAGGCCGTTCAGCAGATCAAGAACCGGAAGATCGATGGCGCTCTCGTCGTCGATCCAGCCGGTACGACCGACCGGCTGCTGGTGGCCAGCGGCGCGGGTGCCTCTCTCTCCCAAGCCCTGGAACAGGTCATCAGGGCGGTCCAGCAGGCCCAGCAGCGCCTCGTTGAGGTCGAGGATGTGGTCCCGGTCGAGAAGGGGGACGCCCGTGGGCTGTCCTCGTTCTATCTCGTCGTCGGCTGGTCCGTGGGCGGCTATCTGATCGCCGCGATTCTCGCGATGAGCTACGGTGCCCGGCCCATCAACCTCAGCCGGGCACTGATCCGGCTGGGCGCCCTCGCGGTCTACGCCATCGTCGCGGGGCTGGGCGGCGCGCTGATCGCCGGGCCCGTACTGGGCGCGCTGCCCGGTAACCCGCTGGCGCTGTGGGGCCTGGGAGCCCTGATCGTCTTCGCGGTCGGCGCGGCCACCCTCGCCCTGCAGGGTATGGCCGGGGTCATCGGCATCGGCGTGGCGATCCTGCTGGTGGTGGTCCTGGGCAATCCCAGCGCGGGCGGTGCTTACCCCGGCCCGCTGCTCCCGCCCTTCTGGCGGACGATCGGCCCCGCGTTCCCGCCCGGCGCGGGCACCTGGTCGGCCCGCTCCATCGCCTACTTCGACGGCGCGGCCATCACCGGTCCGCTGCTGGTGCTCGCCGCCTGGGCGGTGGCGGGCCTGGCCCTCACCCTGCTCTTCGCGGTGTTGCGCGGCAGGGGGCAGAACGCGGCCGGGGCCCGCACCCCTTAG
- a CDS encoding PH domain-containing protein has product MALFGNAHTVDPMAAQQDYARLLGQGEQVHAAYQLIRDTILFTDRRLILVDKQGITGKKVEYHSIPYKSITHFAVETAGTFDLDAELKIWISSNAAPIEKTFTKGVDIYEVQAILTQFVTK; this is encoded by the coding sequence ATGGCGCTGTTCGGAAACGCACACACTGTCGATCCGATGGCGGCGCAGCAGGACTACGCGCGGCTGCTGGGGCAGGGCGAGCAGGTGCACGCCGCGTACCAGCTAATACGCGACACCATCCTCTTCACCGACCGTCGGCTCATCCTCGTCGACAAGCAGGGAATAACAGGCAAGAAGGTGGAGTACCACTCCATTCCCTACAAGAGCATCACGCACTTCGCGGTGGAGACCGCCGGTACATTCGACCTCGACGCGGAGCTCAAGATCTGGATCTCCAGCAACGCCGCCCCCATCGAGAAAACCTTCACCAAGGGCGTTGACATCTACGAAGTCCAGGCCATCCTCACCCAGTTCGTGACGAAATAG
- a CDS encoding glycosyltransferase family 87 protein, whose product MEDRGETRPAAGTAHIWAAVTAWCLTRLWLVTAALKINPVTGRGTLDPSVAKVYQGWYEVLSTGAFPLDDVSWQYPPGAAAPIMAPALLPGLDYGHAFVVLCAVCDAAVLVALARRGARRDRSMAGVWLWIVGLAVLSTLPWNRFDLLVTAVAIAALLVAAAQRPWADHAFGALTAAGAMIKVWPVLLLAATTRGRRTRIAWSAAALAMALLALGFALAMPNAFAFLTAQRERGIQIESVGSMPFHIARHFGWSGTWAAKDGSHEFVGPYVELASRISQALSVLALGWLLWWRNRSYRTAAPWVLPDAALTAVLLFVVTSRVISPQYLVWLVGLAAVCLLRRDTTQRPVAWLLLAACVFTTLEFPLLYRELRDDADPLAIAVLYARNLLLLSAAAVSAVRLWRATVRHTVADPMVTRKLTVPDRPLPAARPR is encoded by the coding sequence ATGGAAGATCGTGGAGAGACGCGCCCCGCTGCTGGTACGGCCCACATCTGGGCGGCGGTCACGGCCTGGTGCCTGACCCGGCTTTGGCTGGTGACGGCGGCGCTGAAGATCAATCCGGTGACCGGCCGGGGGACACTCGACCCTTCGGTCGCAAAGGTCTACCAGGGCTGGTACGAGGTGCTGAGTACCGGCGCCTTCCCGCTGGACGACGTCAGCTGGCAGTACCCGCCGGGCGCCGCCGCCCCGATCATGGCCCCGGCGCTGCTCCCGGGCCTGGACTACGGCCACGCCTTTGTCGTGCTGTGCGCGGTGTGCGACGCGGCGGTGCTGGTGGCACTGGCGCGCAGGGGGGCGCGCCGGGACCGTTCCATGGCCGGTGTCTGGCTGTGGATCGTGGGTCTGGCGGTGCTCAGCACCCTTCCCTGGAACCGCTTCGATCTCTTGGTCACCGCCGTCGCGATAGCCGCCCTGCTCGTCGCCGCCGCCCAACGTCCCTGGGCCGACCACGCCTTTGGCGCCCTCACCGCGGCCGGGGCGATGATCAAGGTGTGGCCGGTGCTGCTTCTCGCGGCCACCACCCGGGGCCGCCGTACCCGTATCGCCTGGTCCGCCGCAGCCCTGGCCATGGCTCTGCTGGCGCTCGGCTTCGCGCTCGCCATGCCGAACGCGTTCGCGTTCCTCACCGCACAGCGCGAACGGGGCATCCAGATTGAGTCAGTGGGCTCCATGCCCTTCCACATCGCCCGCCACTTCGGCTGGAGCGGCACCTGGGCGGCCAAGGACGGCTCGCATGAGTTCGTCGGCCCGTATGTGGAGCTGGCGAGCCGGATCAGCCAGGCGCTGAGCGTGCTGGCCCTGGGTTGGCTGCTGTGGTGGCGTAACCGGTCGTACCGCACGGCGGCTCCCTGGGTTCTGCCCGACGCGGCGCTGACGGCGGTGCTGCTGTTTGTGGTGACCAGCCGGGTGATCAGCCCGCAGTATCTGGTGTGGCTGGTCGGGCTGGCCGCCGTATGTCTGCTGCGGCGGGACACCACTCAACGTCCGGTGGCCTGGCTGCTGCTGGCCGCATGCGTGTTCACCACGCTTGAATTCCCATTGCTGTACCGGGAGTTGCGGGACGACGCCGATCCGCTGGCCATCGCCGTACTGTACGCACGCAATCTGCTCCTGCTGTCCGCAGCCGCCGTGTCCGCCGTACGGCTGTGGCGGGCGACGGTCCGTCATACGGTCGCCGACCCCATGGTGACGCGGAAACTCACCGTCCCCGACCGGCCCTTGCCTGCCGCCCGCCCCCGCTGA
- a CDS encoding VWA domain-containing protein, with amino-acid sequence MGIRSLLRNVFGRPQSTESVDKAESSESTPPSEAEPRPETTRESATEPKAEPAPAAATTPEPSPEPAPEPQPETAAEPEARPAPATRPESAPVSRTAPAAAGAETDDAATDPAEPEPAPEPQPETAAAPETEPATAPASRTAPVEAETEADDAATDLAEPEPTTAESGSKAEIVAGSGLAAVEAKAPELVGLYKAAAVSLEKHGLSGQRAAVYLVLDRSGSMRRYYKDGTVQHLAEQVLGLSANLDDDGIVPVVFFSTDIDGTADISLTHYAGRIGELHDTYGHMGRTSYHCAIEAVVEHYEKSGATDPALVIFQTDGAPTSKAAAERALCEAADKPLFWQFIGFGDPKSAGLNFLRKLDSGLPVPEKRTIDNAGFFHAGLEPRELTDADLYEGLTEEFPRWLAAAREAGIVR; translated from the coding sequence ATGGGCATACGGAGCCTCCTGCGGAATGTGTTCGGACGTCCCCAGTCGACGGAGAGTGTCGATAAGGCGGAATCGTCGGAATCGACGCCCCCGAGCGAGGCGGAGCCCCGGCCCGAGACCACGCGGGAGTCCGCGACGGAGCCGAAGGCCGAGCCAGCACCCGCAGCCGCCACCACGCCCGAGCCCAGTCCCGAGCCCGCCCCGGAGCCGCAGCCCGAGACCGCCGCCGAGCCGGAAGCCCGACCCGCACCCGCGACACGGCCGGAGAGCGCGCCCGTGTCGCGTACCGCTCCGGCGGCAGCGGGAGCAGAGACCGATGACGCCGCTACAGACCCGGCTGAGCCCGAGCCCGCCCCGGAGCCGCAGCCCGAGACCGCCGCTGCGCCGGAGACGGAGCCAGCGACCGCACCCGCGTCGCGTACCGCTCCGGTGGAAGCGGAAACGGAAGCCGATGACGCGGCTACGGACCTGGCTGAGCCCGAGCCCACCACCGCCGAGTCGGGCTCAAAGGCTGAAATCGTCGCCGGGTCCGGGCTGGCGGCGGTGGAAGCGAAGGCGCCCGAGCTGGTCGGCCTGTACAAGGCGGCCGCCGTGTCGCTGGAGAAGCATGGGCTGTCCGGGCAGCGGGCGGCCGTCTACCTCGTGCTGGACCGCTCCGGGTCGATGCGGCGCTATTACAAGGACGGCACCGTCCAGCACCTCGCCGAGCAGGTGCTGGGCCTGTCCGCGAACCTCGATGACGACGGCATCGTCCCCGTTGTGTTCTTCTCGACCGATATCGATGGCACCGCCGACATCTCTCTCACCCATTACGCCGGCCGTATCGGGGAGCTGCACGACACCTACGGGCATATGGGCCGTACGAGCTACCACTGCGCCATCGAGGCTGTCGTCGAGCACTACGAGAAGTCCGGCGCGACCGACCCGGCCCTGGTGATCTTCCAGACGGACGGCGCTCCCACCAGCAAGGCCGCCGCCGAGCGGGCGCTCTGCGAGGCCGCGGACAAGCCGCTCTTCTGGCAGTTCATCGGCTTTGGCGACCCCAAATCCGCAGGGCTGAACTTTCTGCGGAAGCTGGACAGTGGACTGCCGGTCCCGGAGAAGCGGACCATTGACAACGCGGGCTTCTTCCACGCCGGACTGGAACCGCGCGAGCTTACGGACGCCGATCTGTATGAGGGACTGACCGAGGAATTCCCACGGTGGCTGGCAGCGGCCCGGGAAGCGGGCATCGTTCGCTGA
- the metG gene encoding methionine--tRNA ligase — protein MARHLITSALPYINGIKHLGNMVGSMLPADVYARYMRQRGHDVLYICATDEHGTPAELAAKEAGLPVSEFCAQQHDAQKAIYDGFSLAFDYFGRSSSEQNVEITQRIARSLNENGFIEERAIRQVYSLTDGRFLPDRYIVGTCPHCGYDKARGDQCENCTRVLDPTDLIDARSAISGSSELEVRETKHLFLLQSKLANEVEAWIDAVGQEWPTLASSIARKWLTEGLQDRSITRDLDWGVPVPADTWPELAAEGKVFYVWFDAPIEYIGATKEWSDQDPANRDWESWWYEADDVYYTEFMAKDNVPFHTVMFPATQLGTRNPWKKVDYVKAFNWLNYYGGKFSTSQKRGIFTDAALELLPADYWRYFLMAHAPESDDTSFTWELFSASVNKDLADTLGNFVNRVLTFSRKRFGDAVPAGAAAGEAERKLGEEIAQLLAEYEQHMDTLQFRKAAQSLRSLWSAGNAYLEEKAPWLEIKTDQDAAALTLRTAMNLIHLYSVISEPFIPTSARAMRAAFALAGDDRAWVTSDEARALDSVPAGTAFTVPPVLFAKITEEDLESYRERFGGEGA, from the coding sequence ATGGCTCGACACCTCATCACAAGCGCCCTTCCCTACATCAACGGGATCAAGCACCTGGGCAACATGGTGGGGTCCATGCTCCCGGCCGATGTCTATGCCCGCTATATGCGTCAGCGCGGCCATGACGTGCTGTACATCTGTGCCACTGACGAGCACGGCACCCCCGCCGAGCTGGCCGCCAAGGAGGCCGGGCTGCCGGTGTCGGAGTTCTGCGCCCAGCAGCATGACGCGCAGAAGGCGATCTACGACGGCTTCAGCCTGGCCTTCGACTATTTCGGCCGAAGCTCCTCGGAGCAGAACGTCGAGATCACCCAGCGCATCGCCCGCAGCCTGAACGAGAACGGCTTCATCGAGGAGCGTGCCATCCGTCAGGTGTATTCGCTGACGGATGGCCGCTTCCTGCCGGACCGCTACATCGTCGGTACCTGTCCGCACTGCGGCTACGACAAGGCGCGCGGCGACCAGTGCGAGAACTGCACCCGGGTGCTGGATCCGACCGACCTGATCGACGCCCGCTCGGCGATCAGCGGCAGCAGCGAGCTGGAGGTCCGGGAGACCAAGCATCTCTTCCTCCTCCAGTCGAAGCTGGCCAATGAGGTCGAGGCGTGGATCGACGCGGTCGGCCAGGAGTGGCCGACGCTCGCCTCCTCCATCGCTCGCAAGTGGCTGACCGAGGGGTTGCAGGACCGCTCCATCACCCGTGATCTGGACTGGGGCGTGCCGGTTCCGGCCGACACCTGGCCGGAGCTGGCGGCCGAGGGCAAGGTCTTCTACGTGTGGTTCGACGCCCCGATCGAGTACATCGGCGCCACCAAGGAGTGGTCCGACCAGGACCCGGCGAACCGTGACTGGGAGTCCTGGTGGTACGAGGCGGATGACGTCTACTACACCGAGTTCATGGCGAAGGACAATGTCCCGTTCCACACGGTGATGTTCCCGGCCACTCAGCTCGGCACCCGTAACCCCTGGAAGAAGGTCGACTACGTCAAGGCCTTCAACTGGCTCAACTACTACGGCGGCAAGTTCTCCACCTCCCAGAAGCGCGGCATCTTCACCGACGCCGCGCTGGAGCTGCTGCCCGCCGACTACTGGCGTTACTTCCTTATGGCGCACGCGCCGGAGTCGGATGACACCAGCTTCACCTGGGAGCTGTTCTCCGCGTCGGTGAACAAGGACCTGGCCGACACCCTCGGCAACTTTGTGAACCGGGTGCTGACCTTCTCCCGTAAGCGGTTCGGCGACGCTGTCCCGGCGGGCGCGGCGGCCGGGGAGGCCGAGCGGAAGCTGGGCGAGGAGATCGCTCAGCTGCTCGCGGAGTACGAGCAGCACATGGACACCCTGCAGTTCCGCAAGGCGGCGCAGTCGCTGCGGTCGCTGTGGAGCGCGGGCAACGCGTATCTGGAGGAGAAGGCGCCCTGGCTGGAGATCAAGACGGATCAGGACGCGGCGGCGCTGACGCTCCGTACGGCAATGAACCTGATCCATCTGTACTCGGTGATCTCCGAGCCGTTCATTCCGACATCGGCGAGGGCGATGCGCGCCGCGTTCGCGCTGGCCGGTGATGACAGGGCGTGGGTGACATCCGATGAGGCCCGCGCGCTGGACTCCGTCCCGGCGGGTACGGCCTTTACGGTGCCGCCGGTGCTCTTTGCGAAGATCACCGAGGAAGACCTCGAGTCCTATCGCGAGCGCTTCGGCGGCGAGGGCGCGTAA